In a genomic window of Brettanomyces nanus chromosome 1, complete sequence:
- a CDS encoding uncharacterized protein (BUSCO:EOG09344D87~EggNog:ENOG41), producing the protein MSLIDTITSHLPTAPGLLPKWLFFISVVSIFNSAQTYINLELTKQVYGNKPQEVSHLSARTFGTWTLISAIIRYFAAFHIDDVNVYNICIASYCVALWHFGSEWLFYRTCRFDRGLFGPLIVSTISISWMISQKDFYTGLIAQI; encoded by the coding sequence ATGTCCCTCATCGATACTATTACCTCTCACTTGCCTACTGCTCCTGGCTTGTTACCAAAATGGTTGTTCTTCATTTCCGTCGTTTCCATTTTTAACTCCGCTCAGACCTACATTAACTTGGAATTGACTAAACAAGTTTATGGTAACAAACCTCAGGAGGTTTCCCATTTGTCTGCTCGTACCTTCGGTACCTGGACTCTCATTTCTGCTATTATTCGTTACTTTGCTGCTTTCCATATTGACGATGTCAACGTCTACAACATTTGTATTGCCTCTTACTGCGTCGCATTGTGGCACTTCGGCTCTGAGTGGTTGTTCTACCGTACCTGCAGGTTTGACAGGGGTCTCTTTGGTCCTTTAATCGTGTCTACTATTTCAATCTCGTGGATGATCTCTCAGAAAGATTTCTACACTGGTCTTATTGCCCAGATCTGA
- a CDS encoding uncharacterized protein (BUSCO:EOG09341S58) has protein sequence MAGTDANSASKESVSVDPFSKDSQSLQQLQQELKPEKLPQSQPQKGTGFGFFKGSGFGAAVSNQVPPRNFNTNRRTSVSAEAMNPDSFKDNWKPPMHQLTHEQLQRLNDSAVKNFLFGQLDKESLQIVIFALEEKRIPKNTEIIKQGDQGDYFYLVERGAVSYYVDGKKVNTSADGSSFGELALMYNSPRAATVIADTECILWALDRMTFRRILLDRTSKKRSMYDRFLRDVPLLKSLSSYERSKLADALNTESYETDQNVVTQGEDGENFYFIEDGTADVIKDGSIVQKLTKGHYFGELALLYDLPRQATVKATSPLKVVTLGKSGFQRLLGPAVEVLKLQDPTKGDQEKAN, from the coding sequence ATGGCCGGTACAGACGCAAATTCTGCCTCTAAAGAGTCAGTGTCAGTGGACCCTTTTTCCAAAGATTCGCAATCGTTACAGCAGTTGCAACAGGAGCTGAAACCAGAAAAGCTTCCACAATCACAGCCACAGAAGGGAACTGGTTTCGGTTTCTTCAAGGGGTCCGGATTCGGTGCTGCCGTTTCCAATCAGGTTCCCCCTAGAAATTTCAATACCAACAGAAGAACCAGCGTGTCAGCAGAGGCAATGAATCCGGACAGTTTTAAAGATAATTGGAAGCCACCTATGCACCAGTTGACTCATGAACAATTGCAGCGGTTGAACGATTCTGCCGTGAAGAACTTTTTGTTTGGCCAGTTAGATAAGGAATCCCTACAAATTGTTATATTTGCCTTAGAGGAGAAACGCATCCCCAAGAACACGGAGATAATCAAGCAAGGTGATCAAGGAGACTACTTCTATCTTGTCGAAAGGGGTGCAGTGAGTTACTACGTGGACGGTAAAAAAGTAAATACATCAGCAGATGGATCATCGTTTGGAGAGTTAGCCTTGATGTACAACTCGCCTCGTGCTGCCACGGTGATAGCTGATACAGAGTGCATACTTTGGGCATTGGATAGAATGACATTCAGAAGAATCCTTTTGGACCGTACTTcgaaaaagagaagcatgTATGACAGGTTTTTACGTGACGTTCCTCTTTTAAAGTCGCTCTCTTCATACGAGAGATCCAAATTGGCCGATGCCTTGAATACAGAGAGCTATGAGACGGACCAGAACGTGGTTActcaaggagaagatggcGAGAACTTCTACTTCATCGAGGACGGTACCGCTGATGTTATAAAAGATGGCTCAATTGTTCAGAAGTTGACCAAGGGCCACTATTTTGGAGAGTTAGCGTTGCTCTACGATTTGCCTAGACAAGCTACCGTCAAGGCTACATCTCCACTCAAAGTAGTGACTTTAGGAAAGAGTGGATTTCAAAGATTGTTGGGTCCTGCTGTGGAAGTGTTGAAACTTCAAGACCCAACGAAGGGAGATCAGGAGAAGGCCAATTGA